In Citrus sinensis cultivar Valencia sweet orange chromosome 2, DVS_A1.0, whole genome shotgun sequence, a single genomic region encodes these proteins:
- the LOC102619841 gene encoding putative E3 ubiquitin-protein ligase LIN, translating into MASLQQLLAEEGFERGHRQFTEGPKPMKLKDRTSTDHDSIALPIYICHDLKSFDFSKQRSDKAVSGPEYSIKSSEREGSNSKSSRIDGIGREEPAIDEVAVRAVISILGGYIGRYLKDEIFRESVREKFNSCLERRKRKEPDNGILANLELGVESIDKLVEGKGADREHRMKLLRNSIQLLSIVASLNSKKTRHSSTCGIPNSHLSAFAQLYLSIIYKLDKNDRISARHLLQVFCDSPYLSRTHLLPDLWEHFFLPHLLHLKVWYHKELELLSNLDYGEKDKRMKALGKAFNDRMDMGTTQFALYYKNWLKIGAQLPAVPSVPLPSRTSYGSSRRRSSDSYTSYSSQNKNLFRTVFGPTERRSMDLDNLNRASINAWNLQKEHKVSAQTDNYNNFNYAHSKRNQKAELWSESKKSERFRLFACQSTPAEEFVVNGEHSRNNSRRNEDKNRNHTSELSRANTTICSSDDLSECELAIRVIVKTWLNSHGDSAVEAELSKAPIIEGMLEVLFASNEDEILELAISMLAELVAKSESNRQIVLNFDPQLEIFIKLLRSTSLFLKASVLLYLLKPKAKQMISTEWVPLILRVLEFGDQIQTLFTVCCSAQVAAFYFLEQLVNGFDEDKNFENARAVVSHGGLALLVGRIEKGEIHERQNTASIIICCIQADEKCRSYLAENLNKASLLELIVLENHNCNRCAIALLTELLCLARRTQMMKFLDRLNNGWGGLSTMHIFLAYLQRASSEERPLVAAILLQLDLLGDPSNCSMYREEAIDALTSAMNCQTCSEKIQEKSARALLMLGGLFPSYIEEATSEKWLLKLAGFNEHSDDSFYGKDENLNEEEKATEIWQQKAAMALLKSGSKGFLAALANCMVNGTPSLARASLFTVAWMSRFLHSAVDENFLTTASSILVPPLLESSSYERSLEERTLASLSLERLTKT; encoded by the exons atggctTCCTTACAACAACTGCTTGCAGAAGAAGGCTTTGAGCGTGGACATAGACAGTTCACCGAAGGGCCAAAGCCAATGAAACTTAAAGACAGAACCTCAACTGATCATGACTCCATTGCTCTGCCTATATACATCTGCCATGATCTTAAAAGCTTCGATTTCTCCAAGCAGAGGTCAGATAAGGCTGTTTCGGGACCAGAGTATTCGATAAAGTCATCTGAAAGGGAAGGTTCGAATTCAAAGTCATCCAGAATTGATGGTATAGGCAGAGAGGAGCCTGCTATTGATGAGGTTGCTGTAAGGGCTGTGATATCTATACTTGGTGGATATATTGGCAGGTACTTGAAGGATGAAATTTTCCGGGAAAGTGTGAGAGAAAAGTTTAACTCTTGCTTGGAGAGGAGGAAGAGAAAGGAACCTGATAATGGGATTTTGGCGAACTTGGAACTTGGTGTTGAGAGCATTGATAAGCTGGTTGAAGGAAAAGGGGCCGATCGGGAGCACAGAATGAAGTTGTTGAGGAATTCAATTCAGCTTTTGAGCATTGTTGCTTCTTTGAATTCTAAAAAAACAAGGCATAGTTCAACCTGCGGGATACCAAATTCACATCTCTCAGCATTTGCTCAGCTCTACTTATCAATCATATACAAGCTTGATAAAAATGATCGGATTTCTGCTAGACATTTGCTACAAGTTTTTTGTGACTCGCCTTATTTGTCGCGAACTCACTTGCTACCTGATCTCTGGGAACATTTCTTCCTTCCTCACCTGCTTCATCTCAAGGTCTGGTACCATAAGGAACTTGAATTGTTATCAAATTTGGATTATGGAGAGAAAGATAAAAGAATGAAAGCGTTAGGCAAAGCCTTTAATGACCGAATGGACATGGGGACTACTCAGTTTGCTTTGTACTACAAAAATTGGCTTAAAATTGGAGCCCAGTTGCCTGCTGTTCCTTCGGTGCCTTTGCCATCAAGAACAAGTTATGGATCATCAAGAAGGAGATCTTCCGATTCTTACACCTCATATTCCTCCCAAAACAAGAATTT ATTCAGAACTGTGTTCGGTCCCACTGAGCGGAGATCAATGGATCTCGATAATCTAAACAGAGCTTCAATCAATGCATGGAATCTGCAGAAAGAACATAAAGTGAGTGCACAAACAGATAACTACAACAACTTCAATTATGCTCAT AGTAAGAGAAACCAGAAAGCTGAATTATGGTCAGAGTCTAAAAAATCAGAACGTTTTCGGTTGTTCGCCTGCCAGAGTACGCCAGCAGAGGAATTCGTGGTGAACGGCGAACATTCAAGAAACAACTCaagaagaaatgaagataaaaataGGAATCACACGAGTGAACTCAGTAGAGCCAATACCACAATTTGCTCATCAGATGATCTAAGTGAATGTGAACTTGCTATCCGGGTGATTGTCAAAACTTGGTTGAACTCACATGGTGATTCTGCCGTTGAAGCTGAATTATCAAAAGCACCCATTATTGAAGGAATGCTCGAGGTTTTGTTTGCTTCGAATGAGGATGAAATTCTAGAGCTGGCAATATCAATGTTAGCTGAACTTGTAGCGAAGAGCGAATCGAATAGGCAAATTGTATTGAACTTCGATCCACAGCTTGAGATTTTCATCAAACTTTTGAGAAGCACTAGTTTGTTTCTGAAAGCTTCTGTTCTGCTCTATTTATTGAAGCCAAAGGCAAAGCAGATGATATCAACTGAGTGGGTGCCATTGATTCTTAGAGTGCTCGAATTTGGAgatcagattcagacattGTTCACTGTATGCTGCAGTGCTCAAGTGGCAGCATTTTACTTCCTGGAACAGCTTGTTAATGGCTTTGATGaggataaaaattttgaaaacgcAAGAGCAGTTGTTTCTCACGGGGGTTTGGCCTTGCTAGTGGGAAGAATTGAGAAAGGAGAAATCCATGAGAGGCAAAACACTGCTTCTATCATTATCTGTTGCATTCAAGCTGATGAAAAATGCCGGAGTTACTTGGctgaaaatttgaataaggCCTCACTTCTCGAGCTTATTGTTCTTGAAAACCATAACTGTAACCGCTGTGCTATCGCCTTATTAACCGAGTTACTCTGTCTTGCAAG AAGAACacagatgatgaaatttttggaTAGATTGAATAATGGATGGGGTGGCTTGAGCACAATGCACATCTTTTTAGCCTATCTCCAAAGAGCTTCATCAGAAGAACGGCCCTTGGTTGCCGCAATTTTATTACAGCTTGATCTTCTG GGAGATCCTTCAAACTGCAGCATGTATAGAGAAGAAGCAATTGATGCACTTACATCAGCTATGAATTGCCAAACATGTAGTGAAAAGATTCAAGAAAAATCAGCAAGAGCTCTCTTGATGTTGGGGGGTCTGTTTCCTTCTTACATAGAAGAGGCAACATCAGAAAAATGGCTTTTAAAACTAGCAGGTTTTAACGAACACTCAGATGATTCATTCTACGGCAAGGATGAAAACTTG AACGAAGAGGAAAAGGCAACAGAAATTTGGCAACAAAAGGCAGCGATGGCCTTGCTCAAGAGTGGCAGCAAAGGCTTCTTGGCAGCACTTGCAAATTGTATGGTAAATGGCACCCCAAGTTTAGCAAGAGCAAGCCTGTTCACAGTTGCATGGATGAGCAGGTTTCTCCACTCTGCCGTTGACGAAAACTTTCTGACCACCGCAAGCTCAATACTCGTGCCACCATTGCTGGAATCATCGAGCTATGAAAGATCTCTCGAGGAGCGAACACTCGCTTCCCTTTCATTAGAGAGACTCACAAAAACTTAA
- the LOC102620678 gene encoding protein argonaute 2 isoform X5, with product MEREGYRGRGRGRGGRDGGSRGGRTGGGDFRDHQPRPQQPQWRRSAPSPGHGSSSPPVRPWSGPMSPAVRAPSPQPRPQSPPGPSAAPVVRPPVGEIQKLKISEPVASSSSSSSQNATRYTPIKRPDRGGTLAIRTVNIFVNHFLVNFSPESIIRHYDIDVKPDIGPNHGRPVKLSKTVLAIVRNKLCEDYPDQFPLSMTAYDGEKNIFSAIELPTGKFNVKFLEGEDMKYRTYILTLKLVNELKLCKLNEYLKGNLFSIPRDILQAIDIVMKENPTRCMISVGRSFHPVEPLPDDYLGYGLTASRGFEHGLKPTSQGLVSCLDYSVLAFRKRLPVIDFLAEHINFDVNYFRDWREVEDALEGLKVTVIHRQTKQKYSIAGLTRETTRRLSFTLADPEGRDPPREVRLVDYFREKYGKDIMYKDIPCLDLGRNNQKNYVPMEFCVLVEGQIYPKEYLDRDTGLFLKNMSLAKPGDRQSMISQMVRSRIGPCGGEITRNFGIDVNTNMTNVVGRVLGPPELKLGAHGGKALRITVDGEKCHWSLVGGRAFVEGKRIDRWAVVDFSASERYDRLYQDQFIDKIMARCKTLGMDMQWPVLCEPASMRLFSNVGGLQELLEDVTSRAYKIGRGHLQILICVMSRKDDGYKYLKWISETKVGVVTQCCLSTTANKGKGQDQYLANLALKINAKLGGSNAELIDRLPYFNGEDHVMFLGADVNHPRAKDKTSPSIAAVVATVNWPAANRYVARVRPQDHRTEKILNFAEMCLELFKYYVQLNKVRPQEIIVFRDGVSEGQFDMVLSEELVPLKMAFRSMDYHPRITLIVAQKRHQTRLFPKGRMDGTSSGNVPPGTVVDTIIVHPFEFDFYLCSHYGSLGTSKPTYYRVLWNEHRFTSDQLQKLIYNMCFTFARCTKPVSLVPPVYYADLAAYRGRLYCDAVMEGQSPASVSSSPSSLTSTSLSLEASFDERSYKLHADLENTMYFI from the exons ATGGAGAGAGAAGGCTACAGAGGAAGAGGCCGCGGAAGAGGCGGAAGAGACGGCGGTTCCAGAGGCGGAAGAACCGGCGGTGGAGACTTTCGTGATCATCAGCCTCGACCTCAGCAGCCTCAATGGCGGAGATCGGCTCCGTCCCCGGGACACGGCAGTTCTTCCCCGCCGGTGAGACCGTGGTCTGGACCGATGTCTCCTGCCGTCAGAGCTCCGTCGCCACAGCCACGGCCTCAGTCTCCGCCCGGCCCTTCTGCTGCACCGGTTGTTCGACCTCCTGTTGGCG aaattcaaaaattgaagATCTCGGAGCCGGTggcttcatcttcttcttcatcttcacaAAATGCAACCAGATATACTCCAATTAAACGCCCAGATAGAGGTGGCACACTTGCCATCCGAACTGTCAACATTTTCGTCAACCATTTTCTAGTCAATTTTTCTCCTGAGAGTATCATTAGACATTATGACATTGATGTTAAACCTGACATAGGCCCCAATCATGGTCGGCCTGTGAAATTGTCCAAGACTGTCTTGGCTATTGTCAGGAACAAGTTGTGTGAGGACTATCCTGATCAGTTTCCTCTGTCGATGACCGCTTATGATGGTGAGAAGAATATATTCAGTGCTATTGAATTGCCAACTGGTAAATTTAATGTGAAGTTCCTAGAAGGAGAAGACATGAAGTATCGTACTTACATATTGACCTTAAAGCTTGTGAATGAGCTGAAGCTTTGCAAGTTGAACGAGTACTTGAAGGGGAATCTCTTTTCCATTCCCCGTGATATATTACAAGCAATCGATATAGTAATGAAGGAGAATCCTACTCGGTGTATGATTTCTGTTGGTCGAAGTTTCCACCCTGTTGAACCTCTTCCAGATGATTACCTTGGGTATGGCCTCACAGCATCTAGAGGGTTCGAACATGGCCTGAAGCCCACCTCCCAGGGTTTGGTATCGTGTTTGGACTACTCTGTTTTGGCATTTCGTAAGCGTTTGCCAGTTATAGATTTTTTGGCGGAGCACATTAATTTTGATGTGAATTATTTTAGAGATTGGAGGGAAGTTGAGGATGCATTGGAAGGCTTGAAAGTTACAGTGATTCACCGTCAGACCAAACAAAAGTACAGTATTGCTGGGTTGACTAGGGAGACCACACGGCGTCTTTCATTCACTCTTGCAGACCCAGAGGGCAGGGATCCACCAAGAGAAGTCAGACTTGTTGATTATTTCAGGGAAAAGTATGGCAAGGATATTATGTACAAAGATATTCCTTGCTTAGATTTAGGaagaaataatcaaaaaaACTATGTGCCTATGGAGTTCTGTGTCTTAGTTGAAGGGCAGATATATCCAAAAGAGTATCTGGATAGAGATACTGGTTTATTTTTGAAGAATATGTCACTGGCTAAGCCAGGGGATAGACAGAGCATGATATCTCAAATGGTACGGTCAAGAATTGGACCATGCGG AGGGGAGATCACTCGTAACTTTGGTATTGATGTCAATACAAACATGACCAATGTTGTGGGACGCGTCCTTGGGCCACCGGAATTGAAGCTAGGTGCTCATGGTGGAAAGGCGTTAAGAATAACTGTAGATGGTGAGAAATGTCACTGGAGTCTTGTTGGAGGAAGAGCTTTTGTGGAAGGTAAACGAATCGATCGATGGGCTGTAGTTGACTTCAGCGCTTCTGAACGATATGATAGACTTTATCAAGAccaatttattgataaaattatggCTCGGTGCAAGACTCTAGGCATGGACATGCAGTGGCCTGTCTTATGTGAACCTGCTTCAATGCGTCTGTTCTCTAATGTTGGAGGGCTTCAGGAACTCCTTGAAGATGTTACTTCAAGGGCTTACAAAATTGGCAGAGGTCATCTGCAGATTCTTATTTGTGTAATGTCTCGGAAGGATGATGGTTACAAGTATCTCAAGTGGATTTCTGAGACTAAAGTTGGTGTGGTGACTCAGTGTTGTTTGTCCACGACTGCCAACAAAGGTAAAGGTCAAGATCAATATCTTGCCAATCTTGCACTCAAGATCAATGCGAAGCTTGGAGGCAGCAACGCAGAGCTCATTGACAGGCTGCCTTACTTCAATGGTGAAGACCATGTTATGTTTTTAGGTGCAGATGTTAATCATCCTCGTGCGAAAGACAAAACTAGTCCATCTATAGCAGCTGTTGTTGCCACTGTAAATTGGCCTGCTGCGAACAGATATGTGGCGAGGGTGCGGCCCCAAGATCATAGGACAGAGAAAATTCTGAATTTTGCTGAGATGTGCTTGGagctttttaaatattatgttcAGTTGAATAAAGTCAGGCCACAAGAGATTATAGTGTTTCGAGATGGAGTAAGCGAGGGCCAGTTCGATATGGTTCTCAGTGAAGAGTTGGTACCACTAAAGATGGCATTCAGATCAATGGATTACCACCCAAGAATCACACTTATTGTGGCCCAGAAGCGACATCAAACTCGTCTATTTCCAAAGGGTAGGATGGATGGAACCTCCAGTGGCAATGTGCCACCGGGAACAGTTGTGGACACAATAATTGTGCACCCCTTTGAGTTTGATTTTTACCTTTGTAGCCACTACGGAAGCCTTGGAACAAGCAAGCCCACTTACTACCGTGTCTTATGGAATGAGCACAGGTTTACTTCTGATCAGTTGCAGAAGCTCATATATAACATGTGCTTCACCTTTGCTCGGTGTACTAAGCCTGTGTCATTGGTACCGCCCGTGTACTATGCCGACCTTGCTGCGTACAGAGGGCGCTTGTACTGTGATGCAGTAATGGAGGGGCAATCTCCAGCTTCAGTGTCATCATCGCCTTCATCTTTGACTTCAACATCGCTGTCATTGGAAGCTTCATTTGATGAGAGATCCTACAAGTTGCACGCAGACCTGGAAAACactatgtattttatttga
- the LOC102620678 gene encoding protein argonaute 2 isoform X4: MEREGYRGRGRGRGGRDGGSRGGSTGGGDFRDHQPRPQQLQWRRSAPSPGHGSSSPPVRPWSGPMSPAVRAPSPQPRPQSPPGPSAAPVVRPPVGEIQKLKISEPVASSSSSSSQNATRYTPIKRPDRGGTLAIRTVNIFVNHFLVNFSPESIIRHYDIDVKPDIGPNHGRPVKLSKTVLAIVRNKLCEDYPDQFPLSMTAYDGEKNIFSAIELPTGKFNVKFLEGEDMKYRTYILTLKLVNELKLCKLNEYLKGNLFSIPRDILQAIDIVMKENPTRCMISVGRSFHPVEPLPDDYLGYGLTASRGFEHGLKPTSQGLVSCLDYSVLAFRKRLPVIDFLAEHINFDVNYFRDWREVEDALEGLKVTVIHRQTKQKYSIAGLTRETTRRLSFTLADPEGRDPPREVRLVDYFREKYGKDIMYKDIPCLDLGRNNQKNYVPMEFCVLVEGQIYPKEYLDRDTGLFLKNMSLAKPGDRQSMISQMVRSRIGPCGGEITRNFGIDVNTNMTNVVGRVLGPPELKLGAHGGKALRITVDGEKCHWSLVGGRAFVEGKRIDRWAVVDFSASERYDRLYQDQFIDKIMARCKTLGMDMQWPVLCEPASMRLFSNVGGLQELLEDVTSRAYKIGRGHLQILICVMSRKDDGYKYLKWISETKVGVVTQCCLSTTANKGKGQDQYLANLALKINAKLGGSNAELIDRLPYFNGEDHVMFLGADVNHPRAKDKTSPSIAAVVATVNWPAANRYVARVRPQDHRTEKILNFAEMCLELFKYYVQLNKVRPQEIIVFRDGVSEGQFDMVLSEELVPLKMAFRSMDYHPRITLIVAQKRHQTRLFPKGRMDGTSSGNVPPGTVVDTIIVHPFEFDFYLCSHYGSLGTSKPTYYRVLWNEHRFTSDQLQKLIYNMCFTFARCTKPVSLVPPVYYADLAAYRGRLYCDAVMEGQSPASVSSSPSSLTSTSLSLEASFDERSYKLHADLENTMYFI, from the exons ATGGAGAGAGAAGGCTACAGAGGAAGAGGCCGCGGAAGAGGCGGAAGAGACGGCGGTTCCAGAGGCGGAAGTACCGGCGGTGGAGACTTTCGTGATCATCAGCCTCGACCTCAGCAGCTTCAATGGCGGAGGTCGGCTCCGTCCCCGGGACACGGCAGTTCTTCCCCGCCGGTGAGACCGTGGTCTGGACCGATGTCTCCTGCCGTCAGAGCTCCGTCGCCACAGCCACGGCCTCAGTCTCCGCCCGGCCCTTCTGCTGCACCGGTTGTTCGACCTCCTGTTGGCG aaattcaaaaattgaagATCTCGGAGCCGGTggcttcatcttcttcttcatcttcacaAAATGCAACCAGATATACTCCAATTAAACGCCCAGATAGAGGTGGCACACTTGCCATCCGAACTGTCAACATTTTCGTCAACCATTTTCTAGTCAATTTTTCTCCTGAGAGTATCATTAGACATTATGACATTGATGTTAAACCTGACATAGGCCCCAATCATGGTCGGCCTGTGAAATTGTCCAAGACTGTCTTGGCTATTGTCAGGAACAAGTTGTGTGAGGACTATCCTGATCAGTTTCCTCTGTCGATGACCGCTTATGATGGTGAGAAGAATATATTCAGTGCTATTGAATTGCCAACTGGTAAATTTAATGTGAAGTTCCTAGAAGGAGAAGACATGAAGTATCGTACTTACATATTGACCTTAAAGCTTGTGAATGAGCTGAAGCTTTGCAAGTTGAACGAGTACTTGAAGGGGAATCTCTTTTCCATTCCCCGTGATATATTACAAGCAATCGATATAGTAATGAAGGAGAATCCTACTCGGTGTATGATTTCTGTTGGTCGAAGTTTCCACCCTGTTGAACCTCTTCCAGATGATTACCTTGGGTATGGCCTCACAGCATCTAGAGGGTTCGAACATGGCCTGAAGCCCACCTCCCAGGGTTTGGTATCGTGTTTGGACTACTCTGTTTTGGCATTTCGTAAGCGTTTGCCAGTTATAGATTTTTTGGCGGAGCACATTAATTTTGATGTGAATTATTTTAGAGATTGGAGGGAAGTTGAGGATGCATTGGAAGGCTTGAAAGTTACAGTGATTCACCGTCAGACCAAACAAAAGTACAGTATTGCTGGGTTGACTAGGGAGACCACACGGCGTCTTTCATTCACTCTTGCAGACCCAGAGGGCAGGGATCCACCAAGAGAAGTCAGACTTGTTGATTATTTCAGGGAAAAGTATGGCAAGGATATTATGTACAAAGATATTCCTTGCTTAGATTTAGGaagaaataatcaaaaaaACTATGTGCCTATGGAGTTCTGTGTCTTAGTTGAAGGGCAGATATATCCAAAAGAGTATCTGGATAGAGATACTGGTTTATTTTTGAAGAATATGTCACTGGCTAAGCCAGGGGATAGACAGAGCATGATATCTCAAATGGTACGGTCAAGAATTGGACCATGCGG AGGGGAGATCACTCGTAACTTTGGTATTGATGTCAATACAAACATGACCAATGTTGTGGGACGCGTCCTTGGGCCACCGGAATTGAAGCTAGGTGCTCATGGTGGAAAGGCGTTAAGAATAACTGTAGATGGTGAGAAATGTCACTGGAGTCTTGTTGGAGGAAGAGCTTTTGTGGAAGGTAAACGAATCGATCGATGGGCTGTAGTTGACTTCAGCGCTTCTGAACGATATGATAGACTTTATCAAGAccaatttattgataaaattatggCTCGGTGCAAGACTCTAGGCATGGACATGCAGTGGCCTGTCTTATGTGAACCTGCTTCAATGCGTCTGTTCTCTAATGTTGGAGGGCTTCAGGAACTCCTTGAAGATGTTACTTCAAGGGCTTACAAAATTGGCAGAGGTCATCTGCAGATTCTTATTTGTGTAATGTCTCGGAAGGATGATGGTTACAAGTATCTCAAGTGGATTTCTGAGACTAAAGTTGGTGTGGTGACTCAGTGTTGTTTGTCCACGACTGCCAACAAAGGTAAAGGTCAAGATCAATATCTTGCCAATCTTGCACTCAAGATCAATGCGAAGCTTGGAGGCAGCAACGCAGAGCTCATTGACAGGCTGCCTTACTTCAATGGTGAAGACCATGTTATGTTTTTAGGTGCAGATGTTAATCATCCTCGTGCGAAAGACAAAACTAGTCCATCTATAGCAGCTGTTGTTGCCACTGTAAATTGGCCTGCTGCGAACAGATATGTGGCGAGGGTGCGGCCCCAAGATCATAGGACAGAGAAAATTCTGAATTTTGCTGAGATGTGCTTGGagctttttaaatattatgttcAGTTGAATAAAGTCAGGCCACAAGAGATTATAGTGTTTCGAGATGGAGTAAGCGAGGGCCAGTTCGATATGGTTCTCAGTGAAGAGTTGGTACCACTAAAGATGGCATTCAGATCAATGGATTACCACCCAAGAATCACACTTATTGTGGCCCAGAAGCGACATCAAACTCGTCTATTTCCAAAGGGTAGGATGGATGGAACCTCCAGTGGCAATGTGCCACCGGGAACAGTTGTGGACACAATAATTGTGCACCCCTTTGAGTTTGATTTTTACCTTTGTAGCCACTACGGAAGCCTTGGAACAAGCAAGCCCACTTACTACCGTGTCTTATGGAATGAGCACAGGTTTACTTCTGATCAGTTGCAGAAGCTCATATATAACATGTGCTTCACCTTTGCTCGGTGTACTAAGCCTGTGTCATTGGTACCGCCCGTGTACTATGCCGACCTTGCTGCGTACAGAGGGCGCTTGTACTGTGATGCAGTAATGGAGGGGCAATCTCCAGCTTCAGTGTCATCATCGCCTTCATCTTTGACTTCAACATCGCTGTCATTGGAAGCTTCATTTGATGAGAGATCCTACAAGTTGCACGCAGACCTGGAAAACactatgtattttatttga
- the LOC127900432 gene encoding uncharacterized protein LOC127900432, whose translation MGKSSKIDQYFKRKTLEESSNPPVSENSPISHVNSPKFENQLSKSPRIETSKVDTQLVERDPGLRRQIWDYDVNQQDEIRRAYIMSGPYQPRLPEYPKSGSEKHPRRFQSLWI comes from the exons ATGGGAAAATCATCTAAAATTGATCAATATTTCAAAAGGAAGACACTAGAAGAAAGTTCTAATCCACCAGTTTCTGAAAATTCACCAATTTCACATGTCAATtctccaaaatttgaaaaccaaCTTTCAAAATCTCCAAGAATTGAGACAAGTAAAGTTGATACTCAGCTTGTAGAGCGTGATCCAGGATTGCGCCGCCAGATTTGGGATTATGATGTCAATCAACAAGATGAAATTCGAAGAGCATATATTATGTCTGGTCCATACCAACCAAGACTTCCAGAGTATCCAAAATCTGGATCAGAAAAGCATCCTCGTCGATTTCAATCTCTATG GATTTAA